A genomic window from Bombus huntii isolate Logan2020A unplaced genomic scaffold, iyBomHunt1.1 ctg00000058.1, whole genome shotgun sequence includes:
- the LOC126875786 gene encoding uncharacterized protein LOC126875786, whose product MDTGSKKEIKEMITKDISNIHNYSLDVKKYINNQLEDTLDYLHGLIAEIPQSVPGPSTTKRPKVLKKKGYRRKETIPENDIINTDNTVTDSAVHDKTENKDVKTGDVLETTIDRTKRKAAIKAAINIKKQQSMSLVTKLRRLTLDDDSNRKRGGRPKKKESARSSSDEKNTKGPTKHSKTKKNVLSETISKEDAIQPERIEPLKSSMTTRDR is encoded by the exons ATGGATACTGGATCAAAGAAGGAGATTAAAGAAATGATTACCAAAGATATatcgaatatacataattattccttggatgttaaaaaatatattaacaacCAGCTTGAAGACACTCTGGATTATTTACATGGTTTAATTGCTGAAATACCACAATCAGTCCCTGGCCCTTCAACTACAAAGAGGCCGaaagttttgaagaaaaaagGTTATCGCCGTAAAGAGACTATCCCAGAAAATGATATTATCAATACTGATAATACAGTAACAGATTCAGCAGTACatgataaaacagaaaataaagatgtaaaaaCTGGGGATGTGCTGGAAACAACAATTGACCGAACAAAAAGAAAGGCTGCAATAAAAGctgcaattaatattaaaaagcaGCAGTCAATGTCACTTGTTACAAAATTACGAAGGCTAACTCTTGATGATGACAGTAAT AGGAAACGTGGAGGCCGAcctaaaaaaaaggaaagtgcTAGAAGTagttcagatgaaaaaaacaCAAAAGGTCCTACAAAACAtagtaaaacaaaaaagaatgttttaagcgaaacaatttcaaaaGAAGATGCAATACAGCCAGAAAGGATTGAACCATTAAAGTCTTCAATGACAACAAGAGATAGATAG